From Abyssibius alkaniclasticus:
GGATGCCGATGCCTATGTGCATGAGGTTGTGGCCGCTTTGCGCGCCGCCGGTGTGCGGGCCGAGGCCGATTGCCGGAATGAGAAGATAAACTACAAGGTCCGCGAACATTCGCTGACCAAGGTGCCCGCGATTCTGGCCGTGGGCATGAAAGAGGTTGAGGAGCGTACCGTCTCCATCCGCCGGTTGGGCGAGCAGGGCAGCAAGGTTGTGGGGCTGGATGAGGCTGTGGCCGCGCTGAAGGGCGAGGCGACGCCGCCGGATCTGGCCTGATGTCAATTGAGGGTATGAGCTGTTCCGCCACGATGTTGAAGATGGCCGCGTCTGGCTTGCGCCTGGGCTTTGCGGCGAGCGGCGGTTTTCATCAGAAGACCTAGCCCTTGATGAGGTACTGCGGTAGGCTGGATGGTTGAACAGCGACTGATCACAGCAATTTGCCAAGTACCAAGCCGTCAAAATTCATGACCCGCGCCTAATAGCGTGCAGAAACAGAAGCGGCTCGTAAACGATTGTTTTTTCTGGTTTTTGATCGGCCTCTAAAAAGTGATTAGCAGATATATTAACCAGCAGTCGCCGTGTTGAACTTTGCAAGTAGTGTTAAAAGGTTGGCATTTGCACGTCCCCAGCCAATCCAGGTCGCACTTGTCAGATCGCTTTCTGGCATAAATTCTACCCCCGAAAAACTTGGGAAATTGAGTATTTTCATGTAAATGGTCGTTCCATCACTACATGGCACCGGGCCGCCCCCGCCGCCACCCGGAAGCGAACTGACTTGCGCTTCGCAAGTTACACCAGTCAACGTCATGTCCGACAGGTTGATCTGATAGACCTTCGTTTGAGCTACAAAACCTACACCACCTAGTATTCCTGGTGCCCAGAATGAACCCCAATATCCGGTGAACGATCCATCTGCGTTCCGCATAACCGCAGCTGCTGGCGTGCCGCGCACCGCTGGCAGAGGAACGTTTACTTCGCTAGGGCCGCTTAAGGTCGGTTGAGGGCTTACCTCAGCACATCCATTTAAGCCTGTTAAAACAATCGCAACAAATGCAAAAACAATACTCAGCTTCATTTTTCTCTTCACTTTTGCGCATCGTTAAGTTTCGCTGATGATACCATAGTGGCAGGAAATAGCTAACAGATAAATTTTGCCCAACAGATCATATTCAAACCTTGTAATATGTTTCAGCGCCCTATATAACACCTATCAGATGTGAAAAACGGAGCGCAGCATGTCCCCCCCCAATTCGCCCAGAGTTCAGGCCTTTTTTGATGAGGCGACCAATACCGTTTCCTATGTGGTGATGGACCCGAACAGCAAAGCCTGTGCGATTGTCGATTCGGTTCTCGATTTCGACTATGCCTCGGGCCATACCGATACGCGCAGCGCCGATGCGATTGTGGCCTATGTGAAGGCGCATGGGCTGGATGTGGACTGGCTGCTGGAAAGCCATGTCCATGCCGACCATCTTTCGGCCGCGCCCTATTTGCAGCAGCAGGTGGGTGGCAAGATCGGGATTGGGGACCAGATTACCGTGGTGCAGGATACGTTCGGCAAGGTGTTCAACGCCGGCACCGAGTTTCAGCGCGATGGCAGCCAGTTCGACAGGCTGTTCAAGGAAGGCGACAGGTTTGAAATTGGCGGGCTTTCGGGGCGCGTGATGCACACGCCCGGCCATACGCCCGCCTGCCTGACCTATGTGATTGAAGACGCAGCCTTTGTGGGCGATACGATGTTCATGCCCGATTTCGGCACGGCGCGCTGCGACTTTCCCGGTGGTTCGGCCGAGAATCTTTACAAGTCCATACAGAAAATTCTGACCCTGCCGGATGCGACCCGCATTTTTGTGGGCCATGACTATAAGGCGCCGGGGCGCGAGGAATTTGCCTGGGAAACCACGGTGGCCGAGCAACGCGCGCTGAATGTGCATGTCGGCGCTGGCAAAAGCATCGAGGATTTCGTTTCGATGCGCAATGCGCGCGATGCAAGCCTTGGAATGCCGCGGCTGATCGTGCCGTCGATTCAGGTGAATATGCGGGCCGGAAAAATGCCCGCGCCTGAAAACGACGGAAATGTTTACCTGAAAGTGCCGGTGAACCGGCTTGGAGGACCAAAATGAACCTGAACAAACTGAGCGACACGTTTTCAGCCACCGGCCAGCTTGACGTGAACGATATTGCCGCCGTCAAGGCCGCCGGGTTTGGCACCGTCATCTGCAACCGTCCCGATGGCGAGGAGGCGGGCCAGCCCACCGCAGCGATGATCGAGGCGGCCTGCGCCGATCATGGTCTGGCGTTTCACTATGTGCCGATGACCCCTGCCGGGCCGGGGCCAACCACGGTTGCAGATTTTGCCGCCGCGCTGAACGGGGCCAGTGGCAATGTGCTTGGCTATTGCAAATCTGGCGGCCGTGCGGCCATGCTTTATAAAGCCACGCGCTAGAAATTTGCAGCGCCTTCGGGCGCTGCCCTGCCCGCTTTCGGTGCCTTCATGACAATTTCGAAACTCTTCCCCATTCTGACATGGGGGCGCGACTATTCGCGCCAAACGCTGGAAAATGACCTGCTGGCGGCGGTGATTGTGACGATCATGCTGATCCCGCAATCGCTGGCCTATGCGCTGCTGGCGGGCCTGCCGGCACAGGTGGGGCTTTATGCCTCGATCGCGCCTTTGGTGATTTATGCGCTGTTTGGCACAAGCCGCGCGCTGGCGGTGGGGCCAGTGGCTGTCACCTCGCTGATGACGGCGGCGGCCGTGGGCGAGTTGGCCGCACAGGGCACGCCGGAATATCTGGGTGCAGCGATTGCGCTGGCCTTCCTGTCGGGGCTGATGCTGCTGGCGATGGGGGCGCTGCGATTGGGATTTCTGGCGAATTTCCTGTCGCATCCGGTGATTTCGGGCTTTGTCACCGCTTCGGGGCTGATCATTGCCGCCAGCCAGCTGCGCCATATTCTGGGCGTGCCGGGGGGTGGGCATAATCTGGTCGAGCTTGCGGGCTCGATCTGGGCCAATATTGGCGCGATCAACCTGCCAACCGTGGTCATCGGGGTGTTTGCCACGGCGTTTTTATTCTGGTCGCGCAAGGCGCTGAAGCCGCTTCTGGTGGCGCGCGGGGCCAGGCCACGGCTGGCCGATCTGCTGACCAAGGCGGCACCTGTGGCTTTGGTGGCGGCAACAACGCTGGCGACATGGGCGCTGGGCCTTGCGGGTGCGGGCGTGGCGATTGTGGGCGAAATTCCCAGCGGATTGCCCAGGCCGACCCTGCCGCCGCTTGACCTTGCGCTGTGGATGCAGATCGCGACGCCCGCGCTGCTGATTTCCATTGTCGGCTATGTCGAAACCATTTCGGTGGCGCAAACCCTGGCTGCCAAGCGCCGCCAGCGGATTGACCCGGATCAGGAGCTTATTGCGCTGGGCGCGGCGAATATTGGCGCGGCGGCATCAGGCGGCTTTCCGGTCACTGGCGGGTTTTCACGCTCGGTCGTGAATTTCGAGGCCGGGGCGCAAACCCCGGCGGCCGGCGCGTTCACGGCGGTGGGCATTGCGGCGGCGGCGGTGTTTCTGACCCCGCTGCTGCACTATCTGCCCAAGGCCACGCTGGCGGCAACCATCATCGTGGCGGTGCTGTCGCTGGTCGATCTGGGCGCATTGGCGCGCAGCTTTCGCTATTCACGCGGCGATTTCGCGGCGATGCTGGCCACCATTCTGGTGACGCTTGGCACGGGGGTGGAAAGCGGCATTCTGGCGGGGGTCGGCCTGTCGATCTTCCTGCATCTTTACCGCAGCTCGCGCCCGCATTTTGCCGTGGTCGGGCAGGTGCCGGGCACCGAGCATTTCCGCAATGTGAACCGCCACGAGGTTGTGGTCAGCCCGACGATCTACTCCATCCGTTTTGATGAAAGCCTGTTTTTCGCCAATGCGCGGTTTATCGAAGACCGGATCAATGCCGCCGTGGCCGCAAACCCCGCCATCCGCCATGTGGTGCTGGTCTGTCCGGCGGTGAATTTCATCGACCTGTCGGCGCTGGAAAGCCTTGAGGCGGTGAATGCGCGGCTGAAAGAGGCGGGGATCAAGCTGCATTTATCCGAGGTGAAGGGCCCGGTGATGGACCGCTTGCAGCGCAGCCATTTCCTGCAAGAGCTTGGCGGGCAGGTGTTTTTAACGCAATACGATGCGATTTGCGCGCTGGATGAGGGATGCGCGCGCAGGGCATTTGCGGCGCGGCGGGGTGGTGTGTGATCGGGGCGGCGGGAAAGCTGCGCAATGAATGCGGCCAAAGAGGTGCGCAATGAATGCGCACCCTACGGGTGATGGACACTCGCTGATGTAAGGTGCGCATTTATTGCGCACCTTTTTACCCTACATCCAACCCGGCTTGCGCTTTTCAAAAAACGCGGCAATCCCCTCGGTGGCTTCGGGGTTTTCCCATGTATCGGCAAGGCGTTCGATGGTGGCATCGATCACTTCGCCTGTAATTGGTGCGCCAAGGCTGCGGGCCAGCGCCTTGGCGGCCGCCACTGCGCCGGGGGCGCAGGCGAGATAGGCTTCGGCTTCGCGCATCGCCGCATCCATCAGCGCATTTGGCGCAACCACTTGCGCCACAAGGTCGAGCGCCAGCGCCTCGGCGGCATCAAACCGGCGCGCCGACATGAAGACGCGCCGCGCCTTGCCCTCGCCCATCCGCGCCAGCACATAGGGCGCGATGGTGGCGGGGATCAGGCCAAGGCGGGTTTCGGTCAGGCCGAATTTTGCGGTATCGGCAGCCAGCGCGATATCGCAGACCGAGGCCAGGCCCACGCCACCGCCAAAGGCTGCGCCATTGATCGCGCCAATCAGCGGTTTGGGCATGGTGTTGAGCGTGTTGAGCATATCGGCCAGCCGCCGCGCCTCGGCCATGCGTTGCGGGCGGGTTGCGGATATCTGCTTGCGCATCCAGCCAAGGTCGCCGCCCGCGCAGAAGCTGGCCCCCTGCCCGGTCAGGATAACCGCGCGCACGCCAGTATCGGCCCCGAGCGCGCTTGCCGCGGCGGCGAGATCATCCATCATCTGCGCATCCATTGCGTTATGCATATCGGGGCGGTTCAGCGTGAGGGTGACAATGCCACGCGCATCGCGACTTTCCAGCAAGGTGGCATGGCTCATTGGCGCAATCCTTTGGCGAATTGGGCGGCGGCGGCAAGTTTTGCGCTGTCGAGCCCGGTTTCAAAGCCCAGCATTTTAAGCATCGCATCTACCTTCAGCGTGTCGACATTGCCCGCAGCCCCCGGCGCATAGGGGCAGCCGCCAAGCCCGCCAACGGCGGCATCGAAGGCGCGCAGCCCCTTGTCGAGCGCAACGCCGATATTTTCCAGCGCGCGGCCCGCCGTGTCGTGGAAATGCCCGGCAAGCTGGCTGGCGGGCAGTTGCGCCAGCACGGCATCGAGCATCTGGGCAGTGGTTTCGGGCCGGGCCTGGCCGATTGTATCGCCCAGCGAGATTTCGCTACAGCCCAATGCGGCCAGTCTGGTCGCAATTTCAGCCACGGCGCGGGGGGCAATCGCGCCTTCATAGGGGCAGTCTGTAACGCAAGACACGTAGCCGCGCAGCGCCAATCCGTCACGCGCCGCTGCTTCGGCCACGGGTTTGAACCGCGCAAGGCTTTCAGCGATCGAGCAGTTGATGTTTTTCTGGGAAAAACTTTCTGAAGCCGAGCCGAAAATCGCCACGCCATCGGCACCAGCGGCGCGCGCCGCCGCGTAGCCCTGCATATTCGGGGCCAGAACCCAATAGGTAACGCCGGGCGCGCGGGTTATGCCGGCCATCACCTCCGCCGCATCGCCCATTTGCGGCACCCATTTGGGGGAAACGAAGCTCGTCGCCTCGATGGCGTCAAAACCACAGGCCGAAAGCTGGTTGATGAGCGAAATCTTGTCGGGCGTTGGCACGAGCCGCGCCTCGTTTTGCAACCCGTCGCGCGGGGCCATTTCAACGATGCGGACCTGCTCAGCCATCTTGCGGCTCCATTTCCAGCAGCAGCGCGCCGTCGATCACCTGCGCACCGGCGGCGACATGCACAGCGGCGATGGTGCCATCGCGC
This genomic window contains:
- a CDS encoding crotonase/enoyl-CoA hydratase family protein; the encoded protein is MSHATLLESRDARGIVTLTLNRPDMHNAMDAQMMDDLAAAASALGADTGVRAVILTGQGASFCAGGDLGWMRKQISATRPQRMAEARRLADMLNTLNTMPKPLIGAINGAAFGGGVGLASVCDIALAADTAKFGLTETRLGLIPATIAPYVLARMGEGKARRVFMSARRFDAAEALALDLVAQVVAPNALMDAAMREAEAYLACAPGAVAAAKALARSLGAPITGEVIDATIERLADTWENPEATEGIAAFFEKRKPGWM
- a CDS encoding hydroxymethylglutaryl-CoA lyase; translation: MAEQVRIVEMAPRDGLQNEARLVPTPDKISLINQLSACGFDAIEATSFVSPKWVPQMGDAAEVMAGITRAPGVTYWVLAPNMQGYAAARAAGADGVAIFGSASESFSQKNINCSIAESLARFKPVAEAAARDGLALRGYVSCVTDCPYEGAIAPRAVAEIATRLAALGCSEISLGDTIGQARPETTAQMLDAVLAQLPASQLAGHFHDTAGRALENIGVALDKGLRAFDAAVGGLGGCPYAPGAAGNVDTLKVDAMLKMLGFETGLDSAKLAAAAQFAKGLRQ
- a CDS encoding MBL fold metallo-hydrolase encodes the protein MSPPNSPRVQAFFDEATNTVSYVVMDPNSKACAIVDSVLDFDYASGHTDTRSADAIVAYVKAHGLDVDWLLESHVHADHLSAAPYLQQQVGGKIGIGDQITVVQDTFGKVFNAGTEFQRDGSQFDRLFKEGDRFEIGGLSGRVMHTPGHTPACLTYVIEDAAFVGDTMFMPDFGTARCDFPGGSAENLYKSIQKILTLPDATRIFVGHDYKAPGREEFAWETTVAEQRALNVHVGAGKSIEDFVSMRNARDASLGMPRLIVPSIQVNMRAGKMPAPENDGNVYLKVPVNRLGGPK
- a CDS encoding TIGR01244 family sulfur transferase, yielding MNLNKLSDTFSATGQLDVNDIAAVKAAGFGTVICNRPDGEEAGQPTAAMIEAACADHGLAFHYVPMTPAGPGPTTVADFAAALNGASGNVLGYCKSGGRAAMLYKATR
- a CDS encoding SulP family inorganic anion transporter, with the translated sequence MTISKLFPILTWGRDYSRQTLENDLLAAVIVTIMLIPQSLAYALLAGLPAQVGLYASIAPLVIYALFGTSRALAVGPVAVTSLMTAAAVGELAAQGTPEYLGAAIALAFLSGLMLLAMGALRLGFLANFLSHPVISGFVTASGLIIAASQLRHILGVPGGGHNLVELAGSIWANIGAINLPTVVIGVFATAFLFWSRKALKPLLVARGARPRLADLLTKAAPVALVAATTLATWALGLAGAGVAIVGEIPSGLPRPTLPPLDLALWMQIATPALLISIVGYVETISVAQTLAAKRRQRIDPDQELIALGAANIGAAASGGFPVTGGFSRSVVNFEAGAQTPAAGAFTAVGIAAAAVFLTPLLHYLPKATLAATIIVAVLSLVDLGALARSFRYSRGDFAAMLATILVTLGTGVESGILAGVGLSIFLHLYRSSRPHFAVVGQVPGTEHFRNVNRHEVVVSPTIYSIRFDESLFFANARFIEDRINAAVAANPAIRHVVLVCPAVNFIDLSALESLEAVNARLKEAGIKLHLSEVKGPVMDRLQRSHFLQELGGQVFLTQYDAICALDEGCARRAFAARRGGV